GCAAATGTAATAATGCCTAACGAAATATTGGTCGGGCTAAGTGTATGGTTGTCGGGCAAAAACCCACGATGGCTTGTCCTAACCGTACCAACACCTTTTTGTTCTACAACTTTGGTGACTTTGCCTGATGAACCATTTCGTCAAGCAAACCCCAATTCATTAAAATAGGTCGTGCGGCCTTCTCCTTCTCGTTTCTTCTTTCCTAGTTCTCATCTATGCTCCATAtatctgctctctctctctctctctctctctctctctgacacCCACCTATCACCCACCTCATCACCCATatctcactctctcactctcccaattaatttaagattttttttagttgttaatgttttttgtttaactgtgtaattaattaactttgttTGTTGTAGGCTGGTGATTGAATtagaatacatacatatatatatatatatatatatatatattgttgtaaaCGTTCCTAGTTTaggtatgattgtgtaaatcctaaattagatttgattctagttatcctttcctattgTAACTTATATTCCTTGGGGAagaaggaatatcttctctccttctattactatatgataggagcatatttatgagacttagttagcttgttttttttgcatttacatagttagtttccatttattatagtgttttaagccatttttgtgtgtttgtaggtcctaatggcaaaagaggcaagaaagtgcattttggagctatttggagtagttttgggcttggaatggatagcttgcatatggagcaaggtggatggacgaatttgaagtcaaaagaggctaggaacatgctacaaatttggagaaacaagtttaagacaaagaagataaggaaagagcaagaagcatggaacattatccaaacaaccttatcttatcttatcctaacctaatcttgttccaccttaattctAGCTGCAAAGAGTAagataaaatagaccacaacacattatcagcatgCTCCTACCACTACGCTTAGGAATTTGACATTGAAgaatttttctgcatcaaaccagttcatccatatcatcacacaatcaggttctttcaaaacaacggttttatcttgatatttttgtagccctaatagcatgaacattcaccatgatgcatgatccaactttaagttttacgtattttagattctacatagaTTGTGTATGCCTCAAAATCATAATTGTtgaaattatgtgaatttgatatttgctatgaattgaatcaaatatatttgtatatgcatcacattgaattaaattaacatattattgttttgaatatgcacataattaaattatatatcaaaaattgaaaagaaaaaaaaatttgggaacCTAGGGTTCTTTCGAACCCGTGACCACCATTCTACAGATGGGTTTCCCCAAGCCAAGCCGAGATCCTGCATCTCTCTTTCTTCCCAGAAAACCCATGGAGCCAGAAGCTCCGAGTCTCAAAACCAACAAAACCCGACACCTTTCATGGTGTCCTCGACCACGGCATGGCCTGCAGCCATTGCCTTGAACCTTTGGTTCATGTCGCTGACGACCAGAAGTCGCCCACGTCAAAAATTGGACTGAGATTCGCCCGAATCTCGTCAAAATTTTTTGGAAATTCCGATTCAATTTTTCTAGGGTTTGATTAAAGCGATTAAGATTTGAATATCTCCATGTTGTAATCATAGTCGAAAACACCCTAGAAGGGTACCCCCGAGTCTTCCCGTCCAAGATTTGGCCACTTGCAGTGGCGGCGTCGATCACCTTCTCCAGCAGAATCACCTAGCCTCGCTAGGATTTCTTGGATTAAGCctgaccccaaaaaaaaattttgggccTGGCCTCAACTcatgctaaaaaaaaaataaagtgtttttttcttttgggctcGCCACTGCAAGCCTAGTTTGACACCCCCTCCTTTTTCGCCCTAGCACTGCATCACACCAGCCAAAATGGGCTCTGGTGTTCTCCCGTGCCCCCTGCTGTAGCAGAACCCAGCCCGTGTGACTGTTATGCCTTCCCTGCATCGTGATATGCACGATTGAGGCCTCCTTTGGGCCTCTGCCACCTGGGCCTGAGTCTGCAGCCCAACCCTATACATACGAGACTTATTTCCAGCCCAGATTGGGCCTGGACCCCTCGGCACCCATTTTATTTAGCCACCCCGTGGGCTTATGTATTCCTTTTAGGCCCTTAGTTTTATTCACctaattattttaggcccaatggattttatatttttttcacccaCGTTTTAATTTGGCCCAAAGTCCAAATAAatcaattcaattataattacaaacctaaaaattctatttttgcatatttgttcgcatatatatatatatatatatttgtgtttgcttGCAGGaatatatgaacctgaagttcataattattttgaaacccgaagtttcttataaacatgccttgtttgaaaacctgaagttttcacttaaaaacatcatccatgaaaaccctatgtttttatgaaaaattaaaccCATACATGTTTATTAGAACCTGTATGTTCTACTTCTacgtgaatggattgattttttctccattacactaaccacttGTTGTCCATCTCTTTTGTGATAGAAATATattgaatttgaacaaactcgacttcaccgaTTTGAAGGTCtctggaaggaactacctcaagtgggttcAAGATGTGAAGCTTCACCTCACTGCGAAGAGCTTGCGTCCTACTATTGAAGAAGCAACAGACGAGCCTGTTGGCGAAGCTGAAAAAGTCAttgctatgatcttcatccgaagataTATCCATGACGCTCTGCAAACTAAGCATCTTGCTGAGGAGGATCCACGTGCATTATGGGTCGTTTTGGCTGATCGgtttgatcaccaaaaggacataTTCTTGCCTGAAACAAGACACAACTGGCAGCGCTTACGCTtacaagactttaagtctgtgaatgaatataattttgaagtttgtcgaatTCGATCACTTCTCAATTTTTGCAATGAAACTTTGCCTGAAGaggatctcctggagaagacctattcaacCTTCTTTGCTTCTAATATTGTCCTCCAACAATAATGTAaagctcagaagttcactaagttctcggatctgatctctattttacttcttgctgaaaagcagaaccagctgttgatgaagaatcatcaagctcgacctactggggCGACTGCTATGCCTGGATAttcagttttaattaattaccatctctgaataaatgaaattaatttgaattgatatttgttttgacaaacttttatgcatgtgatcgattcaaattaatttttcattctaggtatggcTAGtaggaaagttagttgtctggcagatagtgcaaccacgcacactaTTTTGCATGaacacatctatttcactaacttcatatctaagaatgcacctctgacaaccctctcagacccatccaacctgatagaaggatacggtaaggcacgtataatgttgtccaatggtacaatcttgaccattgataATGCACTTTATTCCCcacgttccagaagaacgttgctaagtttcaaggacattagagataacaattaccatgCTGAAACCCACGTAGAACACGGAGTTGAATTTCTATGCATACTTCCTACAAATATGGCCAGAAACGTATTCTAGAGAATAGCGATGTGGCCAGCCCCATTGAATGCTACGACCATACGCCCCATTGAATGCCACTATGTGGCCAGCCCTAATACTAGGATCACgcatgaaattacactttggcatgattgtTTGGCACATCCTGGACGAATAGcgatgcgccgtatcctcaaatcttcacacggGCATCCATTAACtcgaagtttaggttcgatccaaggaatcgcatgtcaaacatgttcaaTGGGAAAGTTTATTaataagccttcttatgacaagattcattCGAATCATCCCATTTTTCTACAACGGATTaagggggacatttgtggaccgattcaccctcCCTACGAActatttagatactttatggttttggttgatgcttccacacgttggtcacacgtgtgcttgttgtccacaaaaaacgctgcattctccaaattgttggctcaggttatcaagcttagggctcaccaccatgattatccgatcaaatctattcgattgaataatgctagagaattcacatctaaaacttttgatgactattgcatgtcggtaGTTGAACATCTAGTACCCCAGGTTGACACCCAGAACGGCCTGGCAGAGGCTTTTATTAAGcgtttacaaatgattgcttgatcgttggtcatacgtaccaagctcccaatcgctgcttggggccatgcaatattgcacgcagcaaAGTTGGTCCGTCTGAGGCCTTTTACGACACAACCATTTAGTGCTCTTCAGTTTGTTACTGGATACGAACCTAACATATCGCATCTGTGCGTTTTTTGTTGTGCGGTATATGTGCCAATCTCGCCGCCCTTAtgtacaaaaatggggcctcaGCAAATGATGGGAATCTATCTCAAATATGATTTTCCTTcgattattcgttacttagaacgtTTGACAGGCGATCTGTTTATTAGTCGTTtcgcggattgtcacttctataaAACAATCTTCCCGTCGTTAACGGGAATTAACATTCCTGAAGAATGACACGAATTATCAtggacgactcccactttgtctcatttagatccctgcaccgctcagtctgaaactgaagtgcagcgcatattagatctctagagcatagctcagagcatgccagatgctttcaccgatctagcgcatgtgacaagatcacatattccagctgcgaATATGCctacaaagatggatgtaccaaatgtacgatgaGCTACCCTCTTGGAAGCCCAGGACGCCAATCTTggtgatccacgtacattagcaGCTAGCGAATCATCTGCCCTTACACAAAAGCATAGCAGACCTCTTGGtttaaaggattcacacccccgGAAGAGGAAAACCATGGCACAAGGTCCTGAAGAGCCTACCATGAATTCGACTAGCGCTtgctcattctatccaactcatgaggaaattctagattatggaagtgTCCTTGAAAAGACGAATCCTCCTCccaagaatcgtgagattttggtttattatgctagcttagatgatgtgtggcgtagaaatgagatgattgtcgaTGATGCATTAGCATTTGTAGTAGcaactgagatcatgttgagcgatgacattgaaccgcgttctgttgatgaatgtcgacgtagaactgattggtcaaactggaaacaagcaatccaagttgaaCTTGATTCActtgcgaaacgtaaggtgtttagaCATATATATAGCTCATACtcttccacatgtgaagcctgttggctacaagtgggtttttgttcggaagcgtaatgagaagaacaaaattgtgcattacaaagctcatcttgttgagcaaggcttctcacaacgccccgggattgactatgacgaaacttattcaccccttatgcatgtgattacttttcgctaccttatcagttcgGTAGTTTCAGAAAAACTGGATATGCAACTAATGGACGTAGTAACaacgtatctctatggggatcttgatacgaaaatttatatgaaagttcccgattgacttacattgattggttcaaatatttccaaaccccggaacacgctctcaattcggGTGAGGCGTTCACTCTACGGTTTCAAACAATCCGAaaaaatgtggtataaccgtctgagtgagtatttgactagtcagggatatgtgaacaatgaactatgcccttgcgtgttcattaagaagtcacattctggatTTTCAATTATTGCAGCGAAAGCTGCCACGCACCTaaagtcggaatttgag
This Pyrus communis chromosome 6, drPyrComm1.1, whole genome shotgun sequence DNA region includes the following protein-coding sequences:
- the LOC137737308 gene encoding uncharacterized protein, with product MRKVQVSGRNYLKWVQDVKLHLTAKSLRPTIEEATDEPVGEAEKVIAMIFIRRYIHDALQTKHLAEEDPRALWVVLADRFDHQKDIFLPETRHNWQRLRLQDFKSVNEYNFEVCRIRSLLNFCNETLPEEDLLEKTYSTFFASNIVLQQ